In Ascaphus truei isolate aAscTru1 chromosome 7, aAscTru1.hap1, whole genome shotgun sequence, one genomic interval encodes:
- the RETREG2 gene encoding reticulophagy regulator 2: MTSSECGALVPEVSRMQREDVIPWPSGEPCLTEERSARFPGASEEDMKLLEAKLRLRLQEWGAVLTAGQRLLVWERAVPSLLTAAALHGTFWLFSFLSLRPLFLLSLFLLGLLGLERWKPWLLTHFKAPPQGDPASDSEALAAAGGAGHHRLLSVPELCHCLAESWLTSQQGIQELLLYKKQNPGKFCAGVCSGCAMLTVVGHYVPGIMISYIVLLSVLLWPLVVYRELIQKMYTALEPLLMKLDYNMKEEELPRVHKKRQAKKEPEEGQEQVAETDSDSEVELSGFSPELDVRITALALSITDSELSDEEASLLESGGYSVSRATTPQLTDVSEELDQPSAVTEEASPPKEPTASPPRLGHRTGDGKPLAAAETPHPPAQHLSLDPEELFPTLASPLHFVNTHFNGKGQLAGLQSEIYALSEGMVSSALSAALQSPTLPTATLGPMLLETQESGGDGEDFELLEQGELEMMQEELEQAERHLTTSGSHAPASPQPEQGNPAS; the protein is encoded by the exons ATGACTAGCAGTGAATGTGGGGCCCTGGTCCCAGAGGTCAGTAGGATGCAGAGAGAGGATGTTATACCTTGGCCCTCGGGGGAGCCATGCCTGACTGAAGAACGGAGTGCACGGTTTCCGGGAGCCTCAGAAGAGGACATGAAGCTCTTGGAGGCCAAGCTGCGCCTTAGACTGCAAGAATGGGGGGCTGTGCTCACTGCAGGACAGCGGCTACTGGTATGGGAAAGAGCAGTACCCAGTCTGCTGACGGCAGCCGCTCTTCATGGAACGTTCTG GCTGTTCTCTTTCCTGTCCCTCCGGCCTCTCTTCCTGCTCAGCTTGTTCCTGCTCGGCCTCTTGGGCCTGGAGCGCTGGAAGCCTTGGCTTCTCACTCATTTCAAAG CACCACCCCAGGGGGATCCTGCCAGTGACAG TGAGGCCCTGGCAGCCGCGGGAGGAGCAGGGCACCACCGCCTACTGAGTGTACCTGAGCTGTGCCACTGCCTGGCAGAGAGCTGGCTTACTTCTCAGCAGGGTATTCAGGAACTGCTGCTATACAAGAAGCAAAATCCTGGCAAG TTCTGTGCTGGGGTTTGCTCTGGCTGTGCCATGCTGACTGTGGTCGGACATTATGTTCCAGGCATTATGATCTCCTACATAGTAT TGCTCAGCGTGCTGCTGTGGCCACTGGTTGTGTATCGAGAGCTGATCCAAAAGATGTACACAGCCCTGGAGCCGCTACTTATGAAGTTGGACTACAACATGAAGGAGGAGGAGCTGCCCCGCGTGCACAAAA AGAGGCAGGCAAAGAAGGAGCCTGAAGAAGggcaggagcaggtagcagagacGGACAGCGATAGTGAGGTTGAGCTATCTGGATTCTCTCCTGAG CTGGACGTGAGAATTACGGCTTTAGCTCTCTCCATCACCGACTCTGAGCTGTCCGACGAGGAAGCCTCTCTTCTGGAGAGCGGTGGATACTCGGTCTCCAGGGCGACTACCCCACAGCTCACAGACGTGTCAGAGG AATTGGATCAGCCGAGTGCAGTGACCGAGGAAGCCTCTCCTCCCAAAGAGCCCACAGCTTCACCGCCTCGGTTGGGGCACCGGACAGGTGATGGGAAACCGTTGGCAGCAGCGGAGACTCCGCACCCACCAGCCCAACACTTGTCCCTGGATCCAGAGGAGCTATTTCCCACGTTGGCATCCCCTCTCCACTTTGTCAACACCCACTTCAACGGGAAGGGTCAATTGGCTGGACTGCAAAGCGAAATCTATGCCCTGAGCGAGGGAATGGTCAGCAGCGCCTTGTCCGCTGCCCTGCAGAGCCCCACGCTGCCCACTGCCACTCTAGGACCCATGCTGCTtgaaacgcaagagtcggggggagacggggaggactTTGAGCTCCTGGAACAGGGAGAGCTGGAGATGATGCAGGAGGAGCTTGAACAGGCCGAGCGGCACCTGACCACCAGCGGCTCCCACGCACCAGCCTCACCCCAACCAGAGCAGGGAAATCCTGCTTCCTAG